From a region of the Candidatus Paceibacterota bacterium genome:
- a CDS encoding radical SAM protein yields MQDIKFSRFNAWTLKDNNELVLYNSMTGALILFENPESDEISIALQNNQALSIPEDIKNILLEDGFIVESGIDELTKINDLVIKRQSLIDEYYFSIMLNSDCNFKCFYCFESHSGEYLNDTVSQKIELMMNKISKTAKKISIDWYGGEPLLSFDKLRDLNGKFMEICKEDNVQYRTSITTNGYLLTPSVIEYLKTIPLSHLQITLDGPAETHDVCRPLKNGKPTFDSILENIKMAVDQKIEVMIRVNMTKINIDLISKLYKAIETHGLKNRVQIMLRPVVSSSSNPCEAHCLPEDVLAGRAADIYKQAAEDGWIVFPNVDKLQCMGFCHAEFPGRFIIDTRGNLYRCGELFTPEEAIGNISENGELVLDQDRSKQFIEKNPLNFPECKDCNIMPICMGGCNLKRFRKGINCCDEFKYVLPKFLEVLVLNQNSIDKNAICGGDMHEKN; encoded by the coding sequence ATGCAAGACATAAAATTTTCAAGATTCAATGCATGGACATTGAAAGATAACAATGAACTTGTGCTGTATAATTCAATGACAGGGGCGTTGATTTTGTTTGAAAATCCGGAATCAGACGAAATTTCAATTGCTTTACAAAATAATCAGGCATTATCCATACCGGAAGATATAAAAAATATTTTGCTTGAAGATGGCTTTATTGTTGAAAGCGGAATTGACGAATTGACAAAAATAAATGATTTGGTTATAAAACGGCAGAGTTTGATTGATGAATATTATTTTTCGATCATGCTGAATTCAGACTGTAATTTCAAGTGTTTTTATTGTTTCGAATCGCATTCCGGAGAATATCTGAACGATACAGTCTCGCAAAAAATTGAATTGATGATGAATAAAATCTCCAAAACTGCAAAAAAAATATCCATAGACTGGTACGGAGGAGAGCCGCTTCTATCATTCGATAAACTGCGCGATTTGAACGGCAAATTCATGGAAATATGCAAGGAGGATAATGTCCAATACCGCACATCAATTACGACCAACGGCTATCTGCTGACTCCATCAGTGATCGAATATTTAAAAACCATACCGCTTTCTCATCTGCAAATTACGCTCGATGGTCCGGCTGAAACTCATGATGTATGCCGGCCGTTGAAAAATGGAAAGCCGACATTTGATTCAATTTTGGAGAACATAAAAATGGCGGTCGATCAGAAAATTGAAGTGATGATCAGGGTTAACATGACAAAAATAAACATCGATCTGATATCGAAATTATATAAGGCCATTGAAACGCATGGCTTAAAAAATCGAGTTCAGATCATGTTGCGGCCGGTTGTTTCATCATCATCAAATCCATGCGAAGCGCATTGTCTGCCCGAAGATGTTTTGGCTGGCAGAGCGGCGGATATTTATAAGCAAGCGGCTGAAGATGGCTGGATCGTTTTTCCCAACGTCGATAAACTTCAGTGCATGGGTTTTTGCCATGCTGAATTCCCGGGAAGATTCATAATAGACACACGCGGAAATCTTTATAGATGCGGAGAACTGTTCACTCCGGAGGAGGCGATTGGCAATATATCCGAAAATGGCGAGCTGGTCCTGGATCAGGATAGATCGAAGCAGTTTATAGAAAAAAACCCTCTTAATTTTCCGGAGTGTAAAGATTGCAACATTATGCCGATATGCATGGGCGGATGCAATTTGAAAAGATTCCGGAAGGGAATAAATTGCTGTGATGAGTTCAAGTATGTCTTGCCTAAATTTCTGGAAGTGCTAGTATTAAACCAAAATAGCATTGATAAAAATGCTATTTGCGGAGGTGATATGCATGAAAAGAATTAG
- a CDS encoding TFIIB-type zinc ribbon-containing protein, whose amino-acid sequence MNNCSLLSEKSDRTMEIEKTRETSTENGNERLARERAVIREKIRSGKEGRKTGLRENVIKCPECESRNLEHDHVRAEIVCRDCGLVLEENKVDQGPEWNSYNAEKKARTGPPSSVLVHDKGLSTMIDWKNRDSGGKYLSKETIASMDRLRKWQKRITIRNPQDRNLAFALGELDRMTSAMGLPESIQQTAAVIYRKAVEGNIIRGRSIEGMVTASLYAACKQHRVSRTLDEIATVSRVPQLQIGRSYRALISELKLGILPPSAAEFIPRFCSPFQFPDKSIQSEAEEIIRQAEELNLISGKGPEGIAASAIYIASRNTRFDTEVTQKKLAKIAGITQVTIRTRFKELVKLLHLEVEDT is encoded by the coding sequence ATGAATAATTGTTCATTGTTATCGGAAAAAAGCGATCGAACGATGGAAATTGAGAAGACCAGGGAAACTTCGACTGAGAACGGAAATGAGAGGCTTGCGAGAGAGCGCGCTGTGATCAGAGAAAAGATCCGCAGCGGAAAAGAAGGGCGGAAGACGGGCCTTCGGGAAAACGTGATCAAATGTCCGGAATGCGAAAGCCGGAACCTGGAACACGACCATGTGAGGGCTGAGATCGTATGCCGTGATTGCGGGCTTGTCCTGGAGGAGAACAAGGTGGACCAGGGTCCTGAATGGAATTCATATAACGCCGAAAAAAAAGCGCGAACCGGTCCTCCTTCGAGCGTTCTTGTCCACGACAAGGGACTTTCAACCATGATCGACTGGAAGAACAGAGACTCGGGCGGAAAATATCTTTCGAAGGAAACCATTGCAAGCATGGACAGGCTGAGAAAATGGCAGAAGCGTATCACGATCAGAAATCCTCAAGACAGAAATCTTGCTTTTGCTCTGGGAGAACTGGACAGGATGACCTCGGCCATGGGATTGCCGGAATCGATCCAGCAGACCGCGGCGGTGATCTATCGCAAGGCCGTTGAGGGCAACATCATACGCGGAAGAAGCATTGAGGGGATGGTGACAGCCAGTCTTTATGCAGCGTGCAAACAGCACAGGGTTTCGCGGACGCTTGATGAGATCGCAACGGTTTCGCGCGTACCGCAACTGCAGATCGGAAGATCCTATCGGGCTTTGATCTCGGAACTGAAACTTGGAATTCTTCCGCCTTCCGCCGCAGAATTCATTCCGCGATTCTGTTCGCCATTTCAATTCCCGGATAAAAGCATCCAATCGGAAGCCGAAGAGATCATAAGGCAGGCGGAAGAGCTTAATCTGATTTCAGGCAAGGGGCCGGAGGGAATTGCAGCATCGGCCATATATATAGCGTCAAGAAACACAAGATTCGATACCGAAGTAACACAAAAAAAACTGGCTAAAATAGCCGGGATCACACAAGTCACAATAAGAACAAGATTTAAAGAGCTGGTTAAGCTTCTCCACCTGGAAGTGGAAGATACTTAA
- a CDS encoding nucleoside 2-deoxyribosyltransferase: protein MRTIYLAGGLFSAGERLHNLNLEKYLKELGYEVMLPQREALKAFNGKSFDVKAIVKSCRESSSDPEYIFVGNADGPDSDSGTCVEYGIAITTVRKAVVYRTDFRTALDRELGINAMLTGEGTEFVYEPCFFTELEQVEPYYRGLAIKIHEAINRLSSDRTK from the coding sequence ATGAGAACAATATATCTGGCAGGAGGGCTTTTCAGCGCAGGTGAACGGCTTCACAATCTGAATCTTGAAAAATATCTGAAAGAATTGGGCTATGAGGTCATGCTTCCTCAACGAGAAGCTCTGAAGGCTTTTAACGGCAAAAGCTTTGACGTGAAAGCCATCGTCAAAAGCTGCCGGGAATCAAGCTCTGATCCCGAATATATATTTGTCGGCAATGCCGACGGACCCGATTCCGACAGCGGAACTTGCGTCGAATATGGGATCGCCATCACGACGGTGAGAAAAGCGGTCGTCTATCGCACGGATTTCAGGACCGCATTGGACAGAGAATTGGGCATCAATGCCATGCTGACAGGCGAAGGGACGGAATTCGTCTATGAACCGTGTTTTTTCACGGAACTCGAACAGGTTGAGCCATATTATAGGGGATTGGCCATAAAGATCCACGAAGCCATAAACAGACTATCTTCGGACCGCACGAAATGA
- a CDS encoding CxxC-x17-CxxC domain-containing protein encodes MGDFRHDEGRRFGDQRGGFGGRDRRPVTMHQAICAECGKPCEVPFRPTDGKPVYCSVCFGAKKNAGTERGGDRYQKDNFRNPANAGSVSNAGKSAIDDVKKQLVILNVKMDRLIKAAEAISGTKPVPAVAKDQKPVKTMPVAKDKKPVKKAAKKKKK; translated from the coding sequence ATGGGAGATTTCAGACATGATGAAGGAAGACGGTTTGGGGATCAAAGAGGCGGATTCGGGGGGCGAGATCGCCGTCCGGTGACGATGCATCAGGCAATTTGTGCCGAGTGCGGAAAGCCCTGCGAGGTGCCTTTTCGGCCGACTGACGGCAAACCGGTGTATTGCAGCGTTTGTTTCGGGGCCAAGAAAAACGCAGGCACTGAACGAGGGGGAGATAGATATCAGAAAGATAATTTTCGTAATCCTGCCAATGCGGGTTCAGTGAGTAATGCAGGCAAAAGCGCCATTGATGACGTGAAGAAACAGCTTGTAATATTGAACGTGAAAATGGATCGTCTTATCAAAGCCGCGGAGGCTATCAGCGGAACCAAGCCGGTGCCTGCGGTTGCAAAAGATCAAAAACCGGTGAAAACAATGCCGGTCGCAAAAGACAAGAAACCGGTGAAAAAGGCGGCCAAAAAGAAAAAGAAATAG
- a CDS encoding DUF4386 domain-containing protein — MNTNERDSNKKIAVITGALFIVATVSGFLANSLIGSIIGASDYLVQIVANKNMIVLGAIFSFMAAVGSAGIAMSLYPVLRKYNEGLALGSVGFRLVEGVFYLVSALGLLSLLSLSQEYISAGSQAAPAFQVLGHLILEVRVWAGFVFGVIAFCIGGSLYYYIMYRARLIPRWLSAWGLVGLALLFLMSLLLAFGERISEPSGNLLLLAAPIAIQEMVFAVWLIVKGFNPSAIASESNN, encoded by the coding sequence ATGAATACAAACGAAAGGGACTCAAACAAAAAGATCGCAGTAATTACGGGAGCATTATTTATAGTTGCGACAGTGTCAGGATTTCTGGCTAACAGTCTTATAGGGTCTATCATAGGCGCTTCGGACTACCTTGTTCAGATAGTTGCAAACAAGAACATGATCGTGCTGGGAGCGATTTTTTCGTTTATGGCGGCGGTCGGAAGCGCTGGCATCGCGATGTCTCTGTATCCGGTATTACGGAAATACAATGAAGGCCTGGCTCTTGGGTCAGTTGGTTTCAGGCTTGTTGAAGGAGTGTTCTATCTTGTGAGTGCGCTTGGTTTACTTTCTCTACTGTCATTAAGCCAGGAATATATAAGCGCAGGGTCTCAGGCTGCTCCAGCTTTTCAAGTCCTAGGCCATCTGATTCTCGAAGTACGTGTTTGGGCGGGTTTCGTGTTTGGAGTGATCGCTTTCTGCATAGGCGGATCTTTGTATTATTATATTATGTATCGAGCAAGACTCATCCCTCGCTGGCTATCCGCTTGGGGTCTGGTCGGGCTCGCTTTGCTGTTTTTGATGAGTTTGTTGCTCGCGTTTGGCGAAAGAATTTCAGAACCTTCAGGCAATCTGTTATTGTTGGCAGCCCCGATCGCCATTCAAGAAATGGTTTTTGCGGTTTGGCTGATCGTTAAAGGATTTAATCCGTCGGCGATCGCTAGTGAGTCAAACAATTAG